The Streptomyces sp. NBC_01275 genome has a segment encoding these proteins:
- a CDS encoding serine-threonine protein kinase — MADPTMSVTPYWELTFDADGDVDAGQRDRLLAGVKQRGVQHLIVFSHGWNSDRSHATRLYSHFFAPIPVLAPQAGIGYVGVVWPSMRFCDEPIPDFPHSAVVAPAPGLDDGTRQALLETFPGRAAVVERIARLIDGRPPEDGELEEFGRLVRELVEVAPSGPQARCAADTLMDEELQDEQDEQDEPEMLAGSTARACEEFARALAGLESPAGAEGFALPNPWDGAKELLRQATYYAMKRRAGTVGERGLGPLIGRLAAAAPAVRVHLVGHSFGGRLVSFALRGLPEGVQTVKSVTLLQGAFSHYAFAARLPFDGRAGGVLQGLQNRIDGPLVCCYSRFDEALGTMYPLASRMARDAQGLLEEGLLEEGRAVAELSIGGVLGAKWGAMGHDGVQAVPGTHACTLAEALASPLPRSGCVNVDAEAVVRRGGAPAGAHSDIVHPELARVVLAAGRIH, encoded by the coding sequence ATGGCAGATCCGACAATGAGTGTGACGCCCTATTGGGAACTGACCTTCGACGCGGACGGCGACGTCGACGCCGGTCAGCGCGACCGGCTGCTGGCCGGGGTGAAGCAGCGCGGAGTGCAGCACCTGATCGTCTTCTCGCACGGCTGGAACAGCGACCGCTCCCACGCGACCCGGCTCTACAGCCACTTCTTCGCGCCGATCCCCGTCCTCGCCCCGCAGGCGGGCATCGGGTACGTCGGCGTGGTGTGGCCGTCGATGCGCTTCTGCGACGAGCCGATCCCCGACTTCCCGCACTCGGCGGTCGTCGCCCCGGCCCCGGGGCTCGACGACGGCACCCGGCAGGCGCTCCTCGAGACGTTCCCGGGCCGGGCCGCGGTGGTCGAGCGGATCGCGCGGCTGATCGACGGGCGGCCGCCCGAGGACGGGGAGCTGGAGGAGTTCGGGCGTCTGGTGCGGGAGCTGGTGGAGGTGGCGCCGTCGGGGCCGCAGGCCCGGTGCGCGGCGGACACGCTGATGGACGAGGAACTGCAGGACGAGCAGGACGAGCAGGACGAGCCGGAGATGCTCGCCGGGTCCACGGCTCGGGCCTGCGAGGAGTTCGCGCGGGCGCTGGCCGGTCTCGAATCCCCCGCCGGAGCGGAGGGGTTCGCGCTGCCCAACCCGTGGGACGGGGCGAAGGAGCTGCTGCGGCAGGCGACGTACTACGCGATGAAGCGGCGCGCGGGAACGGTCGGCGAGCGGGGACTCGGTCCGCTGATCGGGCGGTTGGCGGCCGCCGCGCCGGCGGTGCGGGTGCATCTGGTGGGGCACAGCTTCGGCGGACGGCTGGTGTCGTTCGCCCTGCGCGGGCTGCCCGAGGGGGTGCAGACGGTGAAGTCGGTGACGCTGCTCCAGGGGGCCTTCTCCCACTACGCGTTCGCCGCCCGGCTGCCGTTCGACGGGCGCGCGGGAGGGGTGCTCCAGGGGCTGCAGAACCGTATCGACGGCCCCCTGGTGTGCTGTTACTCGCGGTTCGACGAGGCGCTGGGCACGATGTACCCGCTGGCCTCCCGGATGGCGCGCGACGCACAGGGGCTGCTCGAAGAGGGGCTGCTCGAAGAGGGGCGCGCCGTGGCGGAGTTGAGCATCGGGGGCGTGCTGGGCGCCAAGTGGGGCGCCATGGGGCACGACGGGGTGCAGGCGGTGCCGGGCACGCACGCGTGCACGCTCGCCGAGGCGCTGGCCTCGCCCCTGCCGAGGTCGGGGTGCGTGAACGTCGACGCGGAGGCCGTGGTCCGGCGCGGCGGGGCGCCGGCCGGGGCGCACAGCGACATCGTGCACCCCGAGCTGGCGCGGGTGGTGCTGGCGGCGGGCCGTATCCACTGA